DNA from Laspinema palackyanum D2c:
CGTCTCATCCGCCAAGAAGCAACCAAAAATGCCCTCCGCCAACATCCTTATGAGAGAGATTTTCGGGCTGCCGAATATCTGCATTTTGCCGGACATGGTTCTTTTAATTTTACCAATCCCATGCAGTCTTTCCTCGTGCTTGCCGGTGCAGTAGCGGGAGCAGAAAGCCATTCCGGGCGCGATACCGAGCGATTTGTGTCTTGGCGCAAAGGAGAAAGCGCAGAGTTGGAAAAATGTTACACCCTGGGGGAGTTGTTTGAGCTAAATTTACCCCACTGTCGCCTGGTGATTCTCTCCGCCTGCGAAACGGGATTAATTGGGGTTTCTCCCGATTTGGAAGAATACATCAGTTTGGGGTTGGGGTTTCTCTATGCGGGAGCCACTAATGTGATTTGCAGTCTGTGGGCGGTAAATGATTTATCTACGGCAATTTTGATGGTAAAACTGTATGAGGAACTGCAAATTCAGTCCTCGGTTTCTCAGGCATTGAACGAAGCGCAGCAATGGTTGCGTCAAGTCACGGTTGGGGAGTTATTCCAGTGGAGTGAATCGTCTCCCCAGGTGACTGAGAAATTACGCCAAAAAATTGAGAAAGCGTTTGAAATTTATCCGGAGGAGGAATGCTATTTTAATCATCCTAGTTACTGGGCAGCCTTTTGTGCAATCGGGATTTAGCAACGTTCTCCCTCAGCTACGTTTCTCGTGACGCGGCAGGGCCACATTACAAGGAATATCGGTTAATTAACTTTAGCAAAAATCAAGGAGTCAAAACATGGAATTTGAAGATTTTATGACATTTTTTTCCGGCAGCGATTCAAGCGAATTCTATCAATTTAACCCCAAAACAGTTAGCGGAAATCCTGAAGTTGCTAGAAGGGTTAGAAAGTCAACCCGAAAGCATCCGCAAACCCTTGGTAGAGTGGCTCAAGAAGCGACCCGAGGTGAGAAAAAGGGTGATAGAATTTGCCGAGAAAAAAAATGCTGCTGATCCTTTGCCAAACCGCGAAAATGTCAACTCGCCGCGACGAAAGCTGAGTAGTGAAGCGGAAATTTTACAAAATTTGTTTGAACTGCGGAAACAGGCTCAGGCGCAACAAAATGCCTCTAAAAACTTGCCTCCCCAGACTCATTAAGTTCATTTTTACCTGTCAATTCAATGTCTTTTTTGCTATATGCTCCTAATGTTCATCTATTTTCGTTTCATTTGACGGAAATCGAAGATACGGATAGTGCACCTGATTATCAACCCCATTATTTACGCGATCGCTGTCTACAGATTTTTGATAGATTCCAGATTCAGCAGGGGTTAAAACTACGAGAAGTTACGCCTCATCTGCGGATGGATCTCCTCCAAGATACGAGTGACGACAATATTCTGCTGAGTTTAAAAGGCAAGCTTGGCGATAAACCGATAACCGGGGTCGTTGGGTATTTACAACTGTATGATAGCTATGCGCTCTATTTAAACCTGCGAATTCCTGAACTGGATGAGCCCCAAGAAAACCGAACCCAACCTGTTGATGGAGCTATTTTTAAACAATTTAACCAAAATCAACAGTGGATATTGGATAGTTCTATCGGACAGGTTATTATTTTAACCGGCTGGCTGTCCCCGGCGCAACAGAAAAAAGGACCAATAATTTGGCAAAAAATAGCTGATTATTGCTTGCAAAGTTTCTTGGAAACATCAGACTCGCCCTTACCCCCTTGTTATCAAGCGAGTCAACTGTTTGGGAGTCCGGTGTTTGAATATGGTGACCCTCGCAATCCCGATCAATACCAAATGATTTGGGTTTGGTTATTTTTGGAGGAGTCAGAAGGGGTGAAAAATCCCTCAGCTTTGGCTGAGTCTAATCTCTGTCTCCTGGATCAAGAATTACTCGATTTATTTTTTTATCGCCAAAAAATTGTTAAAACTTTTGCCGACAGTCGAGAGATTTATCGGGATACTCGTGCTGAATATAAAAAAATTGGCACAAAAGTTAAAGCAATTCGGTCTTTAATTCCCTCAAAAGAATCTAGTTCTGAAAATTTATCCCAATCCACGTTGATGATTCTACAAAAATCCCAGGTAGAGTTGTTAGAACTGGATGTTAGTTTTTCAGAAAATTTGCGGGGGTTAGAAACATCACGCCTAACTTTGGAGGCGAATGCAAATAATTATCATAAAAAATTGGTTTTAATTCAAAGTTTTTGCCCCCAGGAAAAGCTAGATATCTTGGAAAATTTCTATACGAAGAATTGCGTCAATTTCCAGGAGCAAATTAAACTGGATTTAGGCTATTTTACACATATCCGAAGTTTGGCAGATAAGGCTGTGGCCTCGATTCGGGGGATTGTGGAAATTGAGCAAACCCAACGCGATCGCCAGCGCCAAGACCAAGAAAAACAGCTTGAAAATACCATCCAGGCGATCGGACTGGCGGTGGGGACTGGGGCGATTTTTGCCTCTAGTGCGGGATTAATCACCCAACCTTGGCGGAGTCCTTGGGCAGGCGATCGCTCGTCTTATCCCCATCCCTTTCTGATTGCTGTTTTCGGCAGCTTTCTCCTGGCGGCGATCGTTTATTGGGGAGTCAAACGGTATCAAAATCGGGGTAAAAAAGTGAAAAAAAATTGACCCCATTGAATTCAGGGGGCCAGAAACCGGGGTTCTGCCCTAAATTTAGGCTGAATTCCATAGATTTTGTCAAGAACCCCGGTTTCTAAATACTGCGGGTGTCGCCCCCGGTTACGACATCCCATCTCGACGGCCCAATTCATAGACCCCACAAATAATACAAGCGATAATCCCCACAGAAATCGCCCAACTGGTACCCAGGGTGAATTGGACGCCCCAGTTGCAGACTCCGCCCATTGCTAGAAAGGGGACAATACTCAAGACTGAGGCATAGAGGGCATTTTGGGACTCTCTGGCCTGTTTTGAGCGCTCGAACTCTTTTTCTGAGGTGTACAGGGCGCGATCGGCAAAGTTAAACCAGCGATTCAGTTGTTCCGTTACCCATTCACTGAGGCTGGAAAGTCCCAGATACAGGGCCAGGGACCATAAGGAGGCTCCCGCCAGGGCGGTGGTATCGACTGCAAATTGAAAGGGAAAAATTTCAGTTAACATAGTTGAGGCACTGGGGTCATGAATTTATCTTTTTAGCGATTTTAACAAAAGTTAAGAATTCAGGCTCCGGTATCCTCGGATGAGATGAGATTGATTCAGGGCCACCCCAAAATTGAACCGATTTATCGATTCGGTGCGTGAATGACTGACTAGGGTACAACTTAGGGTAAAATCCACGTCGAGAAAATAACTTTCTACAACACCGTTGGGGTAGGGCCTGCTAAATGACTGGGGTGCAGGATTTGACGGAACGCAAGGGGTTCTTAAGCGGGACCATTACCTCGACGTGGTGGATTAATCCACCCTCAAAATGGGGGCGCATTTAATTTCCTGGCCCTCTTGAGAAGAGATTTATCTGTTTGATGCTCAAATGGATTTGAACGGATTCATAATATTAATCTGTGGTTGAGGAATTGAAGTGATGATGCGAAATGCTATCCCCGGATGGATGCACAAACACTTAACCCGTACTGTACGACGGCTGTTATTTGTCGGGCTAGGTTTAGCGGTGATACTGGTTCTGGGGTTGCAACCCCAGATTGCTCACTCTCAGGGACCGGGAGCGCCACAGACGGCAACGGCAAATTATTGGCAAGGGGCTTCCTTTCCTGTGGAGAATTTTCAGGCTTATACCTCGCCGTTTGGCTATCGTCAGTCCCCAACTGGCGGTTATAGCAGTGAATTTCACTCGGGTTTAGATATTGCGGCACCGATGGGAAGTTATGTCCGCAATTGGTGGGCGGGAACGGTGTCTCAGGTGATCGATGACGATCGCTGTGGCATTGGTTTGGTGATCCAATCCGGAGACTGGGAACATATCTATTGCCATATGCAAGGAGCCGTTGAGCGCTCCGGGGGGCGTCGTTACCTGATCGATCGCACCGGGGGCTTACAGATTTATGACGGTCAACAGGTTCCGGCTGGGGTCCGCATCGGTCGAGTGGGTATGTCAGGACGCAGCACGGGTCCTCATCTCCACTGGGGTCTGAGATACGCCAATGACTGGTATGACCCGGCATTGATTTTGCGGGCGATGTATGGCTCATCCCGCAGTGTTTCGATGCAACCTTAAAAAAAAGCTCCCCCCCGGTTGAGGGTGGAAGCGGCTCGGATCAAGCCCGCTTACGCGGGCTATTTTTTTTACAGTTAACCTTTGCTAACAAGCTGTTTTTCTGGAAGATCAACCGATTGGCTGACGAGTTGGCGGAAGTCTTCACCTTCGATGGTTTCTTCCTCTAAGAGCATATCCACGAGGCGATCGAGCAGTTGCCGATGCTGACGGAGGATGACTCGGGCTTTTTCATAGCAGTCAAAGGCGATTTCTCGCACCTGGCGGTCCACTTTCGAGGCAACTTCTTCAGAGTAATCGGCTTTGCTGCCGAGGTCCCGACCTAAAAACACTTCGGCGTTCTGGGTTTCTAGGGCTAGAGGACCTAATGCGGACATTCCGTAGCGGGTGACCATTTCCCGGGCTAAATCGGCAACAACGCGGATATCGTTACTGGCTCCAATGGTGATTTCCGTATCCCCAAATACTTCCTGTTCGGCGGCCCTCCCTCCCAGGGTAATGGTAATCCGGTCTATTAACCAAGCCCGGGTGTAGAGACCACTATCAATCATTTCTTCGTTGAAACTTTGTTGAGCGAAGCCGCCTATGCCGCCGGAACGGGGAATGATGGTGACTTTGTTTAAGGGGTCGGAATTTTCCAACAGGGTCATCAGCAGGGCGTGACCGATTTCGTGGTAGGCAATCAGGCGCTTTTTCTTGCTATCGAGCAGGGGGGTCAGTTGCAGTCCGATGGTGATGCGATCGATGGCGTCGTCGATTTCTAGGGCACCAATTTCTTCTTTCCGTCGCCTTGCGGTTAAGATCGCGGCTTCGTTGAGCAGGTTGGCTAAGTCGGCCCCGGAAAATCCTGGGGTGCGACGGGCGATCGCCTCGATGGCAACTTCTGGGGCCAGCTTCTTATTCCGCGCATGGACTTGTAAAATCCCCAGGCGGCCATTATAACTCGGCAAATCGACCATCACCTGCCGGTCAAATCGTCCGGGACGGAGTAATGCCTGATCCAGAACGTCGGGTCGGTTGGTCGCCGCAATAATAATAATTCCGGAGTTCCCCTCAAATCCATCCATTTCGGTGAGGAGTTGGTTGAGGGTTTGTTCTCGCTCATCGTTGCCACCACCGATGCCTGCGCCACGCTGACGACCCACGGCATCAATTTCATCGATGAAGACGATGCAAGGGGAGTTTTCTTTGGCTTTTTTGAACAGGTCCCGGACGCGGGAGGCCCCGACGCCGACAAACATTTCCACGAATTCTGACCCGGAGATGCTGAAGAAGGGGACGCCTGCTTCTCCGGCGATCGCCTTGGCGAGTAAGGTTTTGCCGGTTCCAGGGGGTCCAATTAACAGGACGCCTTTGGGAATTTTGGCCCCGATCGCCGTAAATCGTTCGGGTTTTTTCAGGAAGGTGACCACTTCTTGCAGTTCTTCTTTAGCTTCCTCAATTCCAGCGACATCATCAAACATCACGCCGGTTTTGGCTTCCATTTGAAATCTCGCTTTGGATTTGCCAAAGCTCATGGCTTGATTTCCCGCTTGCGCCGATCGCTTGACAATCATCATCAATCCTCCTATTAACAGGAGAATTAAGAGGAGATTGGCCGCCATGCCAAAGGCGGCTGAGGGGTCTGAGGTGGGCTGAACGTCCAGTTGGATCGTCTCTGCTGCCTGGTTTTGTAATCTAATTCTTTCAAATAATTCCGGGTGGCGATCGAACAGGGGAACGGTATATTCCTGATCGCCCTGTAATAATTTAACTCGGGCAACGGATTGTGCCGGATCCACTGCCACTCGTTGGACTTCTCCGGCCTCAATTTTCTGCAATAATTCGCTATAACTCAGGGCCGCAGCCTCGGTTTGGGCGATCGCCGGATTGGTCAGCAGCACCCCTTGAGTCAGTATTCCCGATGCCAGCATTGCCCCGAGGGTGCTTGCTAGTTTAGCGGGGAGAGATGATTTTTTAGCGACAGGCCCTGTACTGTTGGCACGGTTGCCTTGTATTGTCATGCTCTCCCCTTTGAGTGAACTCGGTTGACTGACTCCCCGTTGTCCCTCGATCCACTGTTTCAAAAAACCTTTCATATTCAATCGCTTCACCTGTGCCTGTTTGAAGTTGTCTATGCTGAGGTCCCAATGATGAACCCTCGGCGATTTATCCCTCGAAATTAGGTCCCGTTTCTAGTTTAACGTTTGTCCGGTCGCACTGCCTTGATCCGGTGTTGATCCCGCAATTAAAACCCTCCCCTTTGGGGAAATACCAAAGGGGAGGGTTTTATGCCTGCCGAATCGAGGGATCCGGCGTCTGTTGTCCGTCACGCTACTTTACCGACAATTGGGTTGGGGTCGGGTTAGAGGCGGACGGTGCAGACTGGGGATGGCATTTGGTCCTATTTAGCTGTGGGAAATGCTGTGATAAGTAGATCGCTTAGATGCCAGAAGCGCCAAGGGAAGTTGGCAGTGGGGAGACGGGGAAAATGTGCGATCGCCATTGAGTTTAATGGGATGAAATTGCGACTAACATGAGGGCGGCAACGCTCAAGGTAACTACTTGCAAGGCGATGGTGCCTGCTAACCAGAGAAAAGGTTTCCACGTATAATCCATAAATGACTCCTCCTCAACACCGTGAGGAATACTGACGTTCATGCTCAACGAATTCTCCACCCCTTTGGGTGATTTCATTGCGTTCGGTTGTGCGATCGTTATCACCGGAGATCTTGATGGCGATCGCATCCCTCGCGGTTTCCCTATTTTGGGGATCGCTAGAGCGCCTATCATACGGGTGATCCCCCTCGGCGATCGCCAGGACTGACGGGTAAAAAAATGGATGGATTGTTATTTTCCTGATGCTCCATTTTTATCCAATTTCTGACTTTCAAAGCCTTTTGACTCTCCCTCACCATAACAAAATGTACCCACTAGACGATGGGTAGGGGCTTTCTCCCGGGAGAAAGCCCCTACAAACGAATCAATTTTCATCAATTGTGTCAGTTTTCTAATTTAACAACCCATCCATGACAGCATTTTCCCGAATCCTCCCTGTAATCCAGGGATTCTCTGGAGGTTCATCCCAAGCCCCCAGTCCGATTGTCTCCGTATGACTCTCGGTTCTAATGAATTGTTTCATCCGGGGATGTTCGGCCAGTTTACCACAGAAATTAAATAGCTATAGCGGTTCTGTGGACTCATGAGGTATTCTCTCAAAGCCCCTCTCCCTCTTTGGGAGAGGGGTTTGGGGTGAGGGATGCACCTTATCGACATGAGAAACGCTATATCTGTTTTCTACCTTCACCGAACAAAACCCGTCTTCCCAGGGAAAACGGGTGCGGTGATTGTTCTGTAATTTCACTCTCCAGAGGGATCACAACCCATGTGTGATCCCCTCTCTATCCGAAGATAGATTTTTAGTGATGGTGGTGATGGTGATGGGTGTGAGGAGCCGCCACTAAGGGGGTTCCGGCTACCGCAGCGCGATCGCTGAGTAAGTCTTCAATTAAAGGGTTCGCCCATTCGGCCACCATTTTCAAAAACTCCGGCTGTTCGTTAACACAGGGCATCTGAATATAACTCACATCAGAGTGACGCTTCTCTAAGTCATGGATAATATGATGCACATCCAGTAGGGTTTCATGATTTTCCGTAGCAAACCCGATCGGCATAAACACCACCGCTTTTGCTCCGAGTTGGATCAAGTTCTCGGCAGCGAGAGTTGCATTCGGCTGAGTCCAGTCAATCAAAGGAGTCTGGTGATTCAGCCAACCCACGGAAATCAAAGGATAGCGCTCAATCAGCTTATCCCGCACTGCATCATAGAGGGCCTGACTTTCCGTAATTCCAGAAGTAAAGCCTTTTGCCTTGTGAGGGCAACCGTGATTCATTAACACAATCCCAATTTGTGAGGCAAAATGTTCCCCGGTGAGCTCAGCCGCAATGGTTTGTTCGACCATTTGTGCCATTAAATTGATATAGGCGGGTTGGTTATAAAAAGAAGGGATATATCGCATATCCTTGACCCAATTTTCGCTTTCCCCCTCACTGAGCTTTTCTAGGGCTAAATTAACTTGTTCTACGGCAATACCGCTGGTAAAGATAGAATCCACCACTAATAGGGGATAAATCAGCAGTTTATCAAATCCTTCGGCTTTAATTTGGGTGAGAACTTGTTCCGGAAGGTGCGGTGCACAGAAGTTAAAGGCTTTGAAAACTTTAACGCGATCGCCCCACTGATGTTGCAATTCATGCTCAATTCCCTCACGCTGTTTCTCAAAAATGGCATTGTGAGGGGAGATGAATTTACCATGTTGATGACTCCACTCATGGAAATCAAAGATGGCGAGTAATTTTGCCAGGGGGGGGTATATCCAGCTGGGAACAGGTGCGAACTTCGCCGTGAGCAGATTCAGCGCTTGTTCGTTGTAGTTGGCAAAGTCGTCATAACTTTCGACTTCTCCATACCCCATCAATAAAACAGCGACGCGATCATCATGGGAATGACTGCCACTGCTGACTGGGGTTGTTACTTGTTGTTGTTCGGGACTTGCAACCACGTTTGACTCCTCAATATTCGAGTTAGGGTTCTGCGATCGGGCTCATGTTTCCGATTCCCTCTAGGGTAACATCCCCTCGGGGGGGAAGGAGGGGTGCGGTGAACCCAACCCAGGGACGAGGTTGCGAAGACTGGGTAAAGATGAAAAAGCCCTCCCCAAGGTATTGGGGAGGGTTAAACCTGTTGCTGCCGGTTGGTTTAAAAGGCGCAATAGTAGACGGAACCGACATCAACCAACTCTAGGCGATCGCTTCTAGGAACCAGCGCCTCAAAGCTATGACCCTCAAAACTGGGACGCCAAAACACCAACAGGGGAACGGCATTATTTTGGAATTGGAATGCACCAATGGGTTGAGGAATTCCCGGTTGAGAGCGTTGAGAAAAATCAAGGGGTTCCTCGTAGGAACCCGTTATCGACGATACTTCCACCGGGTTGGTGTAAAGAGCGGTTCCGGCATTGTCAGCAACTGTTAACAAGGCGGTCTTCTCGCTGGTTTGTTCCAATACAATGATGGTTTCTCCCGCTTCCCAAGCTTTGATTTGCTTGGGATCTGGCGGATCTCGACGCAGAACTCCCTCGGGAATGCGATCGATGGGTAGGGTTTCCAAGGGTAAGGCAGTGGCAGCATCTCCTTGAGAGGGTGGCAACACCCAAACTGCTCCTTCGGGGAAGGTTTGAGACGCATTAAAGGTTGCCATTGGCGTTGGACTATCGTTACAACCATAGGGTTCATTTTGCCAGCGCCGCAAGGTCACTTCTTCGCGAATTCCCGGTGCGATCGCCACCAAAGGAGTACCTGGATCAACTAAAGACCACTGTTCCGAAAACATGGCAATTTGTGCCTCCCCACTGGTTGGAGAAAAGGGAAACTTAGTGGCACCATTTTGTTGCACTTTGGTCCCAAACCCTAGCCATCCGGGAAAGTCTAAAAATCGCTGTTCCGGCAAATCTATTTCTGTTTCCGGGATTACCGGAGTCTGAGTTGGATTATTATCCCCGTTTGTACAGCTATTGAGTCCGGGGAACATCAGTAGAAGACTTAAGAGGGTTATAGAAAGCTGGGTTTTCGGTTTGGGGAGGGAGAGTTTTAATTTGTTCATGCCTTTTTTGCGTTAATCCAAGAGGTCCAGCCTATCCAATTTGTCACCAATTCTGCTAATTCTGCATATCCTGCGGATTGAGGATGTGCTCCATCATTAGCCGCCACTTCATTCAGCCAAATTGGGGACTGTTGAAGGGGAGTTAAAACATCTAAATAGGGAATGGATAGATTCAAGCAAATTTGCTCAAATTGATTGGATAAAGCAGCCAATCTCAAGTTGTCTTCGTCGTTGCCAAGGGGAGGGGAACTCACCATTAACACCGGGAATAACAATTTCGCCTGTTCAAGAATCTGCCATGTATGATTGAGGGAGTCCGGAAGGTCTACTCGCATTTTTCCTTTTTCGAGGATAATGTCGTTTGCACCGAAAGAAAATAAGACTTTCCCGTTACAATCCGGGGGTAAGCGGTGGGAAACTTCCGGCAGCCACCGCTTTAAAATATCCGCCGAGGTATCTCGCCGGACTCCGAGATTGTAATAGGTAATTTCTTCACCCGCTTGACAAGCTGCCGCGACAATTCTGCCGGTCCAGCCTAAGTATTCTGGGTCTCCAGTTCCGTTGATAAAGGAGTCACCGACAAAACATATCCGGCTTGCTGTCATATTGTACCATGATTATTGTTGAGAGAGTCGTTTCACACTTTCCCCAGCGAGTAACTGATGAGCATCAGCTAAAAGTCCAGGGATTTTATCAGCGTGAGGACTCTTCGCTAGACATTGGCTAAAATCTAAGGTGTGGACGGCTTCGGCTTTTTCTCCAGGAAACCAATGGTTGCCATTTCCAAGCAAATTATAGCGCATTTTAGCATAATCCACCATATCGTAGGCGATCGCCAGATTTCTTAGCCATAAAATCAGGTAAATGTTAATCGAATGGGGGGTTTCTTCGGGTTTGGGTAAGCCAATATGCCAGCTTTTCACCCAATCTTCTCCAAAGCGGGCGATCGCCGCCTGTTCCAACCGCTCAATAATCGGTGGTAAAAGTTCCTCAGCGTCTTCTAAAAGCTCTAACGTTTTCAAATGTTCCTCAAAATCCGTGGGTCTGGATGCACCAATACTCAAGGTATGAATTTGGGGATGAGATAAGCAAAATAAGTTATTAAATACAATGGGACTTAGGGGTTGACAGAGTTCCACTAATCTTTCTGGAGGACTGTAAAGGTTTCCCCCTTTATTAGAAGGACTAATAATAAATACCCCCATATCCTGTTGGGTTGCTGCTTCAATCGCAGGCCAGTTTCCCTGATTAATATAGTACCAATGCAGGTTGACATAATCAAACCGATTTGTTTCTATGGCCTTGATAATCACTTCCGTTGGCGCATGAGTGGAAAACCCGATAAACCGCACTCTGCCTTGCTCTTGGAACTCTTTAACCACATCCAAACATCCCCCAGGACGAATGCTGTAGTCTAACAATTCCGGGGTATTAATTCCATGAATTCCCAGTAAATCCACATAATCTAACTTTAGATTAGACAGAGATTGTTCCAAAGTTGCTCGAAATTCCTCTGGGTTTTCCGTGGGACTAACTTTGGTTTGCACGATGAGTTTCTCTCGGGGTAATTTCGGGAGGATTTCCCCCAATTGGATTTCCGAAGTTCCGTATCCCCTAGCGGTTTCAATATGATTAATCCCCACTGCTAGGGAACGCCGGATAATCGCT
Protein-coding regions in this window:
- a CDS encoding GDSL-type esterase/lipase family protein; amino-acid sequence: MTASRICFVGDSFINGTGDPEYLGWTGRIVAAACQAGEEITYYNLGVRRDTSADILKRWLPEVSHRLPPDCNGKVLFSFGANDIILEKGKMRVDLPDSLNHTWQILEQAKLLFPVLMVSSPPLGNDEDNLRLAALSNQFEQICLNLSIPYLDVLTPLQQSPIWLNEVAANDGAHPQSAGYAELAELVTNWIGWTSWINAKKA
- a CDS encoding ferrochelatase; the encoded protein is MVASPEQQQVTTPVSSGSHSHDDRVAVLLMGYGEVESYDDFANYNEQALNLLTAKFAPVPSWIYPPLAKLLAIFDFHEWSHQHGKFISPHNAIFEKQREGIEHELQHQWGDRVKVFKAFNFCAPHLPEQVLTQIKAEGFDKLLIYPLLVVDSIFTSGIAVEQVNLALEKLSEGESENWVKDMRYIPSFYNQPAYINLMAQMVEQTIAAELTGEHFASQIGIVLMNHGCPHKAKGFTSGITESQALYDAVRDKLIERYPLISVGWLNHQTPLIDWTQPNATLAAENLIQLGAKAVVFMPIGFATENHETLLDVHHIIHDLEKRHSDVSYIQMPCVNEQPEFLKMVAEWANPLIEDLLSDRAAVAGTPLVAAPHTHHHHHHH
- the ftsH gene encoding ATP-dependent zinc metalloprotease FtsH encodes the protein MKGFLKQWIEGQRGVSQPSSLKGESMTIQGNRANSTGPVAKKSSLPAKLASTLGAMLASGILTQGVLLTNPAIAQTEAAALSYSELLQKIEAGEVQRVAVDPAQSVARVKLLQGDQEYTVPLFDRHPELFERIRLQNQAAETIQLDVQPTSDPSAAFGMAANLLLILLLIGGLMMIVKRSAQAGNQAMSFGKSKARFQMEAKTGVMFDDVAGIEEAKEELQEVVTFLKKPERFTAIGAKIPKGVLLIGPPGTGKTLLAKAIAGEAGVPFFSISGSEFVEMFVGVGASRVRDLFKKAKENSPCIVFIDEIDAVGRQRGAGIGGGNDEREQTLNQLLTEMDGFEGNSGIIIIAATNRPDVLDQALLRPGRFDRQVMVDLPSYNGRLGILQVHARNKKLAPEVAIEAIARRTPGFSGADLANLLNEAAILTARRRKEEIGALEIDDAIDRITIGLQLTPLLDSKKKRLIAYHEIGHALLMTLLENSDPLNKVTIIPRSGGIGGFAQQSFNEEMIDSGLYTRAWLIDRITITLGGRAAEQEVFGDTEITIGASNDIRVVADLAREMVTRYGMSALGPLALETQNAEVFLGRDLGSKADYSEEVASKVDRQVREIAFDCYEKARVILRQHRQLLDRLVDMLLEEETIEGEDFRQLVSQSVDLPEKQLVSKG
- a CDS encoding M23 family metallopeptidase, whose protein sequence is MMRNAIPGWMHKHLTRTVRRLLFVGLGLAVILVLGLQPQIAHSQGPGAPQTATANYWQGASFPVENFQAYTSPFGYRQSPTGGYSSEFHSGLDIAAPMGSYVRNWWAGTVSQVIDDDRCGIGLVIQSGDWEHIYCHMQGAVERSGGRRYLIDRTGGLQIYDGQQVPAGVRIGRVGMSGRSTGPHLHWGLRYANDWYDPALILRAMYGSSRSVSMQP
- a CDS encoding aldo/keto reductase — encoded protein: MQYRRFGRTELQMPVFSCGGMRYQYKWQDVPQSTIPANNQENVEAIIRRSLAVGINHIETARGYGTSEIQLGEILPKLPREKLIVQTKVSPTENPEEFRATLEQSLSNLKLDYVDLLGIHGINTPELLDYSIRPGGCLDVVKEFQEQGRVRFIGFSTHAPTEVIIKAIETNRFDYVNLHWYYINQGNWPAIEAATQQDMGVFIISPSNKGGNLYSPPERLVELCQPLSPIVFNNLFCLSHPQIHTLSIGASRPTDFEEHLKTLELLEDAEELLPPIIERLEQAAIARFGEDWVKSWHIGLPKPEETPHSINIYLILWLRNLAIAYDMVDYAKMRYNLLGNGNHWFPGEKAEAVHTLDFSQCLAKSPHADKIPGLLADAHQLLAGESVKRLSQQ